Genomic segment of Leuconostoc mesenteroides subsp. mesenteroides:
GTTCACGTGAAATATCATCGTTATTCCTTACTTCCACAACGGTAGCTTTTTCTGTTGTCGCATGTGTTCGATCTAAGAAAGAATCCCGTGCAGCTGCACGTTGCCTAAGATCATCAACATTGACTGTTTCAGATAGGTCAGTGATTACTTCAAAGGAAACACCTTCGTTTTTCTTCAAATACTTGAAATTGGCTTCAGCAATAGCACCAGTTTGTACTTCAAGCTGTTGTGCTAAAAAACCGGCTTCTAAACTGAAATCCGCATTTTTATTTAATTCAAGACGTTGTCGTACTAAATCGCCAGTTAATTCCCAACGTTGATTTTTGCTATTTTGTGACTTGATTTCTAAATCACCAAAGGCAGCGTTGGCAAAAAACTCTTTTACTGTCGACAGTGTGTCGGTTGGAAACTGTCGTGCAATTTCTTTGCCAGCCCAGTATAAAATATGAGGGTAGTCTTCTTGAAGTAAATTTTTTAAGAGACCATCACGTAGCAAGCTAAGTGCAAAACTGTTTACTTGAAAGTTTGTTTGTAAAATTTTATCGTAATCGTTGATATCCATGGTTGACGAAAATCCTTTCATTTCATTATACACAAAATTAGTGTTCAAATGCTTGCATTTTTTATTATCCTAGTCATAATTAATTATATGATAAAAAATAATCCTATTGGGCTAGTTGACTCTGGTATTGGTGGTCTAACGGTTGTTAAAGAGACTCAGAAGCAATTACCAAACGAACAATTAATTTATATTGGCGATACGGCACGTATGCCATATGGACCGCGCTCCGAAAAAGAAGTCATTGACTATACTTTTCAAATGGCTCATTACTTGGTAAATGACCAGCATATCAAAATGTTGGTCATTGCTTGTAATACAGCTACTGCTAGAGCTCTAGAACAATTACGAGAGCAATTGTCTATCCCAGTTATTGGCGTCATTCAACCAGGCGCAGAAGCGGCTGTTTCAGTTAGTCAAAATAAAAGAATTGGATTAATTGCAACACAAGGTACTGTCGAATCGCAAGTCTATAATAAAAAAATATTAGCAATTGATAATAATGTCCAAATTACTTCTAAAGCTGAACCTGAATTTGTTACATTAGTGGAAAATAATCTCTATCAGAGTGACGAAGCTCGTGAGATAGTTCATCGTCATTTGAGTACTTTTAAAGATGCAAATGTAGATACACTAATCTTGGGATGTACTCATTTTCCATTACTGACGTCTTTTATTCAAGAAGCTGTCGGGACTGATGTGACATTAGTTGATTCTGGCGCCAAAACGGTTGCAGTAATGAAACAATATTTGGATGAACTCGATATTCATTCAGCCGTGAAGCATAATCATAATAATGATATTTATAATACGACAGGTGAAACATTGAAATTCAAAACAATTGCTAGTAGTTGGTTAGCACGAGATCATGAGCTAGATGTGCGCCATCTTAACGTTGTTGATAACCATTTGGAGGAAGAAAAGTGAAGCTAATTATAGCGAGTAATAATACCCATAAAATAACTGAAATTGAAGCCTTACTGGCGGCAATAAGTATTGATTTACCTGTCGTTTCACTTCAAGAAATAGGGGATGTGCCTGAGATTGTTGAAGATGGAACAACGTTTGAAGAAAATGCTGTGAAGAAAGTTGAAACGATTGCTAAAGTTGCTCCTAATGATTATATTTTGGCTGATGACTCTGGTATGTCAGTGGATGCTTTAAACGGTGAACCAGGAGTTTATTCAGCACGATACGCTGGTGACCACGATGATCAAGCAAATCTTGACAAAGTTTTGCAAAAATTAACTCAGTTTCCTAAAGAGCAGCGAACAGCACACTTCAATAGTGTTATTGCGCTACATAGTCCTAAGGGTTCTAACCTAATTGTTAACGGCCAGGTAGATGGCTACATCACAGAAAGTGAACGTGGGCAAGACGGCTTTGGCTATGATCCAATATTTTTTGTACCTAGCATGAACAAAACTTTTGCGGAAATGTCTGCAAGCGAAAAAAATGCAATTAGTCATCGTGGCTTGGCACTACAAGAACTCGGTAAAAAATTACCAGTTTGGTTGGAGGAAAATGATGGTTAAATTTTTAGTTGTTTCAGATATACATAGTGATCGAAAAATTTTAGCAGATATTTTGGCACATTGGCGAGATCAGGTTGCTGGCATTTTTTACAATGGTGATTCTGAATTACACGCTGATGATGACATTTTTAAAGGTGTTTCCACGGTAACTGGTAACATGGATAATGATCCTGATTTTGTTGAAGCACGTTCAACGGTTATTGAAGATATAACTTTTTTTCAAACCCACGGTCATCTTTATAATGCGACAGCAATATTGAAGTGGGCTCATTTAGATTTAATGAATGAAGCTGCAAGCGATGCGCATGCACAAATTGTTTTGTTTGGGCATACACATAAAGAAGGGGCAGTTTCATACGATCAAAAGTTATTTATAAATCCAGGTTCAACAACCCTACCAAAGGGACCACATGCAAACCTTGGTGGGACTTATGCGATTTTAGAAGTAACAGACAATCAGTATATCGTAACCTTTTACACACGTCAGCATCAGGCCGTTCCTGATTTAACTGTGACAGTAAATCGATAAAATTTTTTAAAATATAAAAACTCCTTTTGTTATAATTTACTTATAAGCTTAGGGAGTTTTTATTACGTCATATCATAGTATGATGCTTAAAAATGTAACTACATCATGAACGTATATAATATAGGACTAACTATGACAGAAGATAACCCACAATTTAATCAATGGTATGAACAAGACACCGAAGTAGATCATTTATTACGTGACGCAGCTGCTAATGATGAAGAACAGCGTAGTGAATTATCATTGCGTCCACAATTTTTGCGTGAGTATATTGGACAAGAGGCATTAAAAGAAGAGCTGAATGTCTATATTTCAGCAGCAAAACAACGTGAAGAAGCTTTAGATCATGTGTTACTTTTTGGACCACCAGGATTAGGTAAAACAACGCTTGCAATGATTATTGCTAATGAGATGAATGTCAATATTAAAACAACATCGGGACCTGCTATTGAAAAACCAGGCGACTTAGTAGCACTACTGAATGAACTGGAGCCAGGCGATATCTTGTTCATTGATGAAATACATCGAATTCCTACTAATATTGAGGAAATAATGTATTCAGCAATGGAAGATTATTTTGTTGATATCATGGTTGGTCAGGGGCCAACAGCGCGGCCAGTTCATTTTCCGTTGCCGCCATTTACTTTAATTGGGGCGACTACGCGTCCTGGTATGTTATCTAAGCCTCTTCGCGATCGATTTGGTATTATTAACTCGCTGCAATACTACACGCCAGAAGAATTACAACAAATAGTTGTCCGTACAGCAGATATTTTTGATGCACCAATTAAGTCAGAAGGTGCATATGAAATATCGTTGCGCTCTCGTGGCACACCTCGTATCGCTAATCGTCTGTTGAAACGTGTCCGTGATTTTGCTCAAGTAGAGGGAAAGGCTGCAATTGACAAAAACATTGTGACCATTGGATTAGATAAGTTACGTGTTGATGATAAAGGTCTTGACGAAACTGATCATAAGTTATTGGAAACAATGATTGAATATTATAAAGGTGGTCCTGTTGGGTTAAACACAATAGCAGCTAATATTGGTGAGGAGTCAGAAACATTAGAGGCAATGGTTGAACCATATTTATTGCAGATTGGTTTTTTACAGCGTACGCCACGAGGACGTGTTGTTACTGAAGCAGGGTATGCGCATTTGGGACATGCCTATCAAAGGAAATTATGACAAATTTTATTATTTCAGATACTCATTTTAATCATGAAAAGATTCTATATTTTGATAAATCACGGGCTGTATCATTGAAAGCATTGAATATTGAGCCAACGATTAAAAATATGGATCAATATCTTGAGGATACTTGGAACGAGACCGTGACAGACGAGGACGTAGTTTATTTTCTTGGTGATTTGGGCATGTTTCGTAAGAAACAGGATTTTGTAGCCCAACTTAGTCGTTTAAAAGGCAAAAAAGTGTTTTTTAAAGGAAATCATGATCATTCAGACCAAATTAAAGCAGCAATAAAAACACCTGAAACAAACATTATTGAGTATATTGAAACTGCTAAAGCTATAAAAATTAATAGTATTAATGTATGGATGAGCCATTATGCAATTGATTTACCATACCCCATTTTATCTGTTCATGGACATATTCATGAAGCAGAATACAAGCAAGCTGGTATGGTTAATTTATCGCTTGATTCCTCGTTTATGCAAAAAAGACGTTTTGGACAACCAATTGCTTTTGATGAACTAACCGAAGAACTGAAGGATAGATTGGAAAAAATTCAAAATGAATATACAATTGAGTCCAATAACAAGCGTTATGATCGTTCCGTTGAGCGAGCTTTTGATGAAACAATAACAATTAATAAACCAACCGCTACCCAACGCCACGAATTAGCTTTATTAGTTGATTATCTGAATCAACACGATTTGACGTATGCTGATGTTTTGAAGCAATTTGAAATTCCAAATGTCAATAAAATATTGACTGCCGATGAACTTGACAAAGTAGCGCAAACTGGGTTTGAATTCGAAAAGGAAACGGGTCTTAGTGGTAACACCGGTAGTTTATAAAACATTTTCTAATTTTTTCATTTGTTAAGCCAGTTCAATAGCTTTTTTCTTTACAAACAAGTATGTTACAATTGAAATTAGATTATTTTTAAAGGGATTCGATATTATTATGGCAGAAGAAAAAAAATATACATTATCAGATTTTGATTATGATTTACCAGAGGCATTGATTGCACAAACACCGTTGAAGCAACGTGATGCTTCGAGATTATTAGCAATGGA
This window contains:
- the racE gene encoding glutamate racemase, producing the protein MLAFFIILVIINYMIKNNPIGLVDSGIGGLTVVKETQKQLPNEQLIYIGDTARMPYGPRSEKEVIDYTFQMAHYLVNDQHIKMLVIACNTATARALEQLREQLSIPVIGVIQPGAEAAVSVSQNKRIGLIATQGTVESQVYNKKILAIDNNVQITSKAEPEFVTLVENNLYQSDEAREIVHRHLSTFKDANVDTLILGCTHFPLLTSFIQEAVGTDVTLVDSGAKTVAVMKQYLDELDIHSAVKHNHNNDIYNTTGETLKFKTIASSWLARDHELDVRHLNVVDNHLEEEK
- the ruvB gene encoding Holliday junction branch migration DNA helicase RuvB; its protein translation is MTEDNPQFNQWYEQDTEVDHLLRDAAANDEEQRSELSLRPQFLREYIGQEALKEELNVYISAAKQREEALDHVLLFGPPGLGKTTLAMIIANEMNVNIKTTSGPAIEKPGDLVALLNELEPGDILFIDEIHRIPTNIEEIMYSAMEDYFVDIMVGQGPTARPVHFPLPPFTLIGATTRPGMLSKPLRDRFGIINSLQYYTPEELQQIVVRTADIFDAPIKSEGAYEISLRSRGTPRIANRLLKRVRDFAQVEGKAAIDKNIVTIGLDKLRVDDKGLDETDHKLLETMIEYYKGGPVGLNTIAANIGEESETLEAMVEPYLLQIGFLQRTPRGRVVTEAGYAHLGHAYQRKL
- a CDS encoding DUF2507 domain-containing protein is translated as MDINDYDKILQTNFQVNSFALSLLRDGLLKNLLQEDYPHILYWAGKEIARQFPTDTLSTVKEFFANAAFGDLEIKSQNSKNQRWELTGDLVRQRLELNKNADFSLEAGFLAQQLEVQTGAIAEANFKYLKKNEGVSFEVITDLSETVNVDDLRQRAAARDSFLDRTHATTEKATVVEVRNNDDISREQSITDSLLAFKFDETVMPTEESSGLSALSGEEIDPFNVPTSTENPQSPFK
- a CDS encoding phosphoesterase → MTNFIISDTHFNHEKILYFDKSRAVSLKALNIEPTIKNMDQYLEDTWNETVTDEDVVYFLGDLGMFRKKQDFVAQLSRLKGKKVFFKGNHDHSDQIKAAIKTPETNIIEYIETAKAIKINSINVWMSHYAIDLPYPILSVHGHIHEAEYKQAGMVNLSLDSSFMQKRRFGQPIAFDELTEELKDRLEKIQNEYTIESNNKRYDRSVERAFDETITINKPTATQRHELALLVDYLNQHDLTYADVLKQFEIPNVNKILTADELDKVAQTGFEFEKETGLSGNTGSL
- a CDS encoding XTP/dITP diphosphatase, whose amino-acid sequence is MKLIIASNNTHKITEIEALLAAISIDLPVVSLQEIGDVPEIVEDGTTFEENAVKKVETIAKVAPNDYILADDSGMSVDALNGEPGVYSARYAGDHDDQANLDKVLQKLTQFPKEQRTAHFNSVIALHSPKGSNLIVNGQVDGYITESERGQDGFGYDPIFFVPSMNKTFAEMSASEKNAISHRGLALQELGKKLPVWLEENDG
- a CDS encoding YfcE family phosphodiesterase, whose product is MVKFLVVSDIHSDRKILADILAHWRDQVAGIFYNGDSELHADDDIFKGVSTVTGNMDNDPDFVEARSTVIEDITFFQTHGHLYNATAILKWAHLDLMNEAASDAHAQIVLFGHTHKEGAVSYDQKLFINPGSTTLPKGPHANLGGTYAILEVTDNQYIVTFYTRQHQAVPDLTVTVNR